From Rhizobium sp. Pop5:
GAAATAGTTATCGCCCTGATATTGCACGCCATAGCCCGCCAGATACACGAAGACGACGGTATTGGGTCCCGATGCATTCGCTTTCGTCAGAAAGTCCCGCATCGCGTCGCGCAACCCGTTTTGGTCGAGGTCGCGCGCGCCGATCACATCGAAGCCGGCCGCCTGCAGCGTTTGCGCAATCAGCCCGGCATCGTTGGCCGGCGTCGACAAAGCGCCTGCCTTGTAGGCGCCATTACCCACGACCAACGCTATTCTCTTTTCAGGGGAACCTTGCGCCTCGACCGGATTTACAGAAGCGATACCGGCCAGAACCAGCACAACGGCAAAGAATATCCAGATCGCCTTTCTAGACGACGGTCCTATTGTCCGCAAAGGAGAAGGCATACAGGTTTCTTCCAATCGACATGTGATGCAGTTCGCTGTGAGCCCCCGCAAAGTCGGAGCCAGCGGCATGAGCTTTCGCCAGAGACGGCTGGCGAGCTTTGTATTGCTGTCTAGCAATCGTTTATGAGCGCTGGATTAGGCGTAACTGAAGCGAAACTGAAAACGGCTCTCCCCTCCGCGACGCCACCGACATCGAACTCCGTGATTGGCACGGCCGAGATCGGCCGCGGGCCCGAACATGCAAATCATCTGAATACGGGCCTGCCCATAACCCGCCAGCCTGGGCCGGCCCAAACCAGTTGGCTCGAGCATGGTCCGGCCCCTTGTGAGATAGGGCCCTACCCGAAATCCGTATTCGGGATGTCGGCGTCAGCGTCGCTCGCGCGTCCTTGGGAACATCGAGAGCGCCCGCCCCGCGCGCTCCGCTTGCCTGAACGAGATTTTGCATCAATAGCCCACCCGCAGAGCGAATTCCCACCGCCCCAGTTTGTAAAAAGATCACAGGAGATAAAGATGTCTGCAACAGTGCTCTTCATGTCCATGTCACTAGACGGGTATATCGCGGGGCCTAACGACGAAGTGGGCAATCCCGGCGGCGACGACTTTATGCGGCTGCACGAGTGGTACGGGGATTTTTCCCGACCGACCGGACCGGTCGGAGAATTATGGGACGAATGGAACGCGCCAGGTGCGATTCTGGCGGGCCGGCGAACCGTGGAGCAGGTCGATCACTGGGGCGGTGACAATCAAGGTGTCGCGATCTTCGTACCCAGTCACAGCCCGCCCGGGCCATCCGTCGCGAATTATCCGTTGGTCAAATACGTGAGCGACGGGATCGCGAGCGCAGTGGCGCAGGCGAAGGCCGCCGCCGGGGACCGGAACGTGTTGATGCTTGGCGCGTATACGGCGCAACGGGCGCTGGAAGCTGGCGTGCTCGACGAACTGCAAATACACCAGGTTCCAGTCTTGTTCGGATGTGGCCGCCGAATGTTCGAAGTCTTACCATCTCGCATCGAGTTGGAGATCGTTCGGGTGATCGATACACCCGAGGCCACGCACATCCGCTACCGCGTCCGCCGCTGAGCCATCCGACCCCAGCCGTCACTCGTTTGTGGTCGCCAGCATCAAGGGACGGAGGGGGTGATGTCAGGTTAACTCGATCAAGTCAGTTTTCGGCATGCTGGTTGGGTCAGGCCGCTGTCGCGGTGACCGCTTTCCAATGTGCCATCGCCGCGAGGCGATGCAGAAGAACAGCGATGGCAGAGTGGTTCGAGCGTGCGGGGACGAAGAAGGTTTGGCGCCTTCTTCCGCAAGCGGCGCGCAGGTGATGTCACGTTGTTTGGCTGAAGCCGGACACGGATCTGTCCCATCTTGCCAGCCGGGCGATCTCCAGTGGCAGCCGACCGGGTCTGAGGCGGCATCGCAAATAGTCAGGCGTTTTCCGACAAGAATTCATAGCCCGGATGAACGACCTTGGCGCCGTTCGCGCGGGCGACGAGCAGAATGGCCGGTGATGCAAGGCTTCCGATCCGCCGGCGG
This genomic window contains:
- a CDS encoding biotin carboxylase N-terminal domain-containing protein produces the protein MVASRRRIGSLASPAILLVARANGAKVVHPGYEFLSENA
- a CDS encoding dihydrofolate reductase family protein; translation: MSATVLFMSMSLDGYIAGPNDEVGNPGGDDFMRLHEWYGDFSRPTGPVGELWDEWNAPGAILAGRRTVEQVDHWGGDNQGVAIFVPSHSPPGPSVANYPLVKYVSDGIASAVAQAKAAAGDRNVLMLGAYTAQRALEAGVLDELQIHQVPVLFGCGRRMFEVLPSRIELEIVRVIDTPEATHIRYRVRR